A region from the Corylus avellana chromosome ca7, CavTom2PMs-1.0 genome encodes:
- the LOC132188804 gene encoding uncharacterized protein LOC132188804, producing the protein MSAGGAFGGNRGLRPVPPEKGVFPLDHMHLCDLEKKEYLSCLKSLGHQSEKCRRFSKKYLECRMEKNLMAKQDMSELGFGKEGAIEASGENVNERIDN; encoded by the exons ATGAGTGCAG GTGGTGCATTTGGTGGGAATAGAGGACTGAGACCAGTGCCTCCAGAAAAAGGAGTCTTCCCTTTGGATCACATGCATTTATGTGACCTG gaaaagaaagaataccTCAGCTGTCTAAAATCTTTGGGTCACCAATCTGAAAAATGCAGACGCTTTTCAAAGAAGTATCTAGAGTGTCGTATGGAAAA GAACTTGATGGCAAAGCAAGACATGTCAGAACTAGGATTTGGGAAGGAAGGTGCCATCGAAGCTTCTGGTGAGAATGTCAACGAGAGGATTGATAACTGA
- the LOC132188240 gene encoding uncharacterized protein LOC132188240 isoform X1: MDVPPSSGAYRIGLDESYRPLPSLYLAFLSIWLVSACSWTVNTYKNRHFQTNNLQWMLASVPLIKALQLTLSFLFWYSCFNLQVCSLWMSFGVYVTGVFFQTACFVSFLLISHGYCIMCEHLSITERRTTAALGCVFYLTLVGYRASVPYFTVLLLLNYFTSFYVIFHHISQNLSVLREQLSYIEDEDVHALHDSVYAKYMMFKKFQAAMQVVAMAESVIYINMDDSSETYWLRLLVREWAQFSIFMYIGWTFRSQDLTQRFSVMPSLKSKGQNVVPPIYSIEMDAATFKDFSSHPWHIGVPTSPSCDSSKDAILVIVQYPHAYSLTAPDASASRAGVVTSLTDPFSCKI, translated from the exons ATGGACGTGCCGCCTAGTTCCGGAGCGTATCGTATCGGACTGGATGAATCGTATCGGCCTCTGCCTTCTCTGTACTTGGCCTTCTTGTCCATTTGGTTGGTCTCCGCTTGTTCTTGGACAGTGAACACCTACAAAAACCGCCATTTTcag ACGAATAATTTGCAGTGGATGCTCGCGTCTGTTCCGTTGATTAAAGCGTTGCAACTCACCTTGTCTTTTCTCTTCTG GTATTCATGCTTTAATCTTCAGGTATGCTCTTTGTGGATGTCATTTGGGGTCTATGTAACTGGAGTGTTCTTTCAGACAGCTTGTTTTGTGTCCTTTTTGCTCATTTCTCATGGTTACTGCATCATGTGTGAGCATCTTTCTATAACTGAGCGTCGTACTACAGCTGCTCTTGGGTGTGTCTTTTACTTGACTCTTGTTGGTTACAGAGCTTCTGTACCTTACTTCACA GTGCTTCTGCtgcttaattattttacatcATTCTATGTGATTTTCCACCATATATCCCAAAATCTCTCAGTATTGAGGGAACAATTGAGTTACATAGAGGATGAGGATGTTCATGCCCTGCATGATTCAGTGTATGCAAAGTACATGATGTTCAA GAAATTTCAAGCTGCAATGCAGGTGGTAGCTATGGCTGAAAGTGTG ATATACATTAACATGGATGACTCATCAGAAACTTACTGGCTTCGCTTGCTAGTTCGAGAATGGGCACAATTCTCCATCTTTATGTACATTGG GTGGACTTTCAGGTCACAAGACTTGACACAACGTTTCTCTGTTATGCCAAGTTTGAAGTCTAAAGGGCAAAATGTGGTGCCTCCCATCTATAGTATT GAAATGGATGCAGCAACTTTCAAAGATTTTAGCAGTCATCCATGGCACATTGGGGTG CCAACTTCTCCTTCATGCGATAGCTCTAAAGATGCGATTCTAGTAATAGTTCAATACCCCCATGCATATAGTCTGACAGCGCCTGATGCTTCTGCAAGCCGAGCTGGTGTTGTAACTTCTCTGACAGATCCATTTTCATGCAAGATATAA
- the LOC132188240 gene encoding uncharacterized protein LOC132188240 isoform X2, with protein sequence MDVPPSSGAYRIGLDESYRPLPSLYLAFLSIWLVSACSWTVNTYKNRHFQTNNLQWMLASVPLIKALQLTLSFLFWYSCFNLQVLLLLNYFTSFYVIFHHISQNLSVLREQLSYIEDEDVHALHDSVYAKYMMFKKFQAAMQVVAMAESVIYINMDDSSETYWLRLLVREWAQFSIFMYIGWTFRSQDLTQRFSVMPSLKSKGQNVVPPIYSIEMDAATFKDFSSHPWHIGVPTSPSCDSSKDAILVIVQYPHAYSLTAPDASASRAGVVTSLTDPFSCKI encoded by the exons ATGGACGTGCCGCCTAGTTCCGGAGCGTATCGTATCGGACTGGATGAATCGTATCGGCCTCTGCCTTCTCTGTACTTGGCCTTCTTGTCCATTTGGTTGGTCTCCGCTTGTTCTTGGACAGTGAACACCTACAAAAACCGCCATTTTcag ACGAATAATTTGCAGTGGATGCTCGCGTCTGTTCCGTTGATTAAAGCGTTGCAACTCACCTTGTCTTTTCTCTTCTG GTATTCATGCTTTAATCTTCAG GTGCTTCTGCtgcttaattattttacatcATTCTATGTGATTTTCCACCATATATCCCAAAATCTCTCAGTATTGAGGGAACAATTGAGTTACATAGAGGATGAGGATGTTCATGCCCTGCATGATTCAGTGTATGCAAAGTACATGATGTTCAA GAAATTTCAAGCTGCAATGCAGGTGGTAGCTATGGCTGAAAGTGTG ATATACATTAACATGGATGACTCATCAGAAACTTACTGGCTTCGCTTGCTAGTTCGAGAATGGGCACAATTCTCCATCTTTATGTACATTGG GTGGACTTTCAGGTCACAAGACTTGACACAACGTTTCTCTGTTATGCCAAGTTTGAAGTCTAAAGGGCAAAATGTGGTGCCTCCCATCTATAGTATT GAAATGGATGCAGCAACTTTCAAAGATTTTAGCAGTCATCCATGGCACATTGGGGTG CCAACTTCTCCTTCATGCGATAGCTCTAAAGATGCGATTCTAGTAATAGTTCAATACCCCCATGCATATAGTCTGACAGCGCCTGATGCTTCTGCAAGCCGAGCTGGTGTTGTAACTTCTCTGACAGATCCATTTTCATGCAAGATATAA